GGTGCGCCTTCCACGCTAAACTTTGTTGTTGCTTTGCTAATACGGCGCAGTGTTTCCACCGTGTAACCTTGTCGCATCAGCAGCCCTTGCCCCCGTAGCTCAGTGGATGAGAGCATCCGGTTTCTACCCGGCTGGTCGTGGGTTCGAATCCTACCGGGGGCGCGACAGACTAAAACACCGCATTCCAGCATCATCCCCCAGCACTGTCTAACGAATCGACAGCGCTGCTTAGGATCGCTGGAATGCGGTGTTGTTTGTTCAAAAACCGGTCATACTTCTGACAAACCGGCAGTGCAACGCCTGGTAGAGCGTGTCACAAAAAACGGAAAGATCGCTCCATCGCCGTGTGGAAGCGGGGAAGTTCCTCGGTATTTCCCCGGCTATCACACCCCGGTGCGGTGATCTTCCGTTTCCGCAACGAACCCATGCCGACGTGCACTGCCGGTCGCAGTAGCAAAACGACGCCACCGGCGACGAGTCGAGCAAGCTCGACCCCATGTTCCGGTGGCGTCGTTAGTTTTTGCAAGGCACAAGTCCCCACGACAAGCGGTGGTCACCAACGCTGCGACAATGTCACGGCGCTGGTGGCCGCTGCAGGGTACTTGCAGCGTGAATTAGTGAGCGATGCCCTTCACGATGCCCTTCACCGGAGCTTCTGGTGCAGGAGCTGGTGCTTCTGGAGCAGGAACAGCTTCTGGTGCAGGAGCCGGTGCTGGAGCCGGAGCCGGAGCAGGCAGGAACTGGCCGAAGAAGCCAGAGGTGAATGCCCAGCCGAGGCCGCCGAGAGCCAGCAGGATAGCAGCAACGATGCCAACGGTCTTCAGGGTGTCGTTGTCGTCGGTGCGGTTCGAGGAGTTCAGATCGAACTTGATGTCGTTGTTGGAGGAAGTCTTAGCCGGAGCCCACTTGCCATCCTTCACGATCTGGGTAACGGTGTCCTTGAGGAAATCGTCGTTCACGTCGACGTTCTCCTTGGCCAGCGCTTCCTTAGCAACTGCGATTGCCTTGACAACTTCTTCATTCTTCAGGCAGTCTTCAGCGCTCAGCTTGGCGTCTTCAGCCAGGCACTGTTCCTTAACAACGGTCTCCAGGCTGGTGTAGGCAGCCTTAACACCTTCAGCCTGATCCTTAACCTCGGAGGAGCCCTTGGTCAGACCCTTGGAGGAGCCTTGGTCGTCGCCCTTATCCTTGTCGGAAGAGTTGGTGAAACCCTTCAGCGAGTCAGAGCTTTTGCTGTTGCTGTTGGTGTTGGTGTCGGTGTCTTCTGCAGCGTGAGCCGGAGCCATAGCGCCGAGCGGCAGGGTGATAGCGAGCAGACCGGCAAGAGCCTTGTTCTTCAGCTTCATGGAAAATCCTTACGAGTTTGAAACAATGGAACTGGTAGCCGACCTTCCCCACAACACCACAGCTTGATACGCCGTAGCAGTTCGATAGTCAGTCGGTTGGATGATATCCAGTGAATGTATCGAGCCAAGGGTCAACTGCGTTACATAGCGACCTCGGCGCAACCTTCACCGGCTTCACCAGTTGATGCAAAACAGTACCAAACTCATCAGGACACGCAACAGTTTGTGAGCCACAACCAAGAAGCAGTGAATAATTCCTCAGATTGCTCCAATAGCGATACTTTCCCGCACAGTGAACCACACCTGCCCCAATAGTACTATTGCTTCACTTTCGCCACATTGGTATCGCATGGCAAATATGCTGCGCATTCCATGGATAAGCAGACGGACTCAACCTCGTGACACGGCCACCAATCCCCCCAGGCGACATTCCCCCACAGCGCACACTCACCCCACTTTTCAAGGAGACGATACGGTGAAATATCCGCTTGTGATTTAAGACACTTTTTACCTCGAGCCGTATCCCGACTAGCTCGTCCGCACCTTTTCATGATCCCCCGCTTTTGCGGCGATCGACTCAGGAATACCACAACCTTCCGCCAGCAAGTGCGGCGGCAACAAATGACATTCAGCCCGCATTACGACAATTAGCCTCACCCCACCCGCAACCCAAGGCGCGCAGCGCGCCAGAGTTTTGTACTGTGGCATACATTGCATCGTTTCCGGCGCTAGCCATATATGCCCCCAATCACCACAGCGGTTTTCACCCAGCCTGGTGACACTGCGACTGGTGCGCTGCATCAGCCCGGAACAATCACCATCCAACATCTTTGTTTTCAAAAGACATTCACCGTAGGGATCTCACACCGTCATGACACTGCCCACTCCCCACCCGGATCACGTTGTTGTAATCACTGGTGCCAGCCAAGGCATCGGACTTGCCATGGCGAAAGACCTCGCCCGGCTGGGCCATAATCTGGTGCTCATCGCTCGCCGCGCGGAACTCCTCCAACACATTGCCGACGAGCTATCCACTACCCACCAGATCACTGCACAGGCCTATCCCTGCGACCTAGCTGACGCACAAGCCCGCACACAGCTCGTCGATGAGCTGCAGCAATGGGAAGTCTCCATGCTAGTGAACTCTGCCGGGATCGCCAGCTTTGGACCGTTTATGGATCAAGACTGGGACTATGAACAAAACCAGTTTGGACTCAATGCCACTGCAGTATTCGAGCTCACCCGCGCGGTACTTCCCGGCATGCTTGCCCGGCGCAGTGGCGTGATCTGCAATGTTGGCTCCGCCGCCGGCAATATGCCCATTCCAAATAACGCCACCTATGTCTTCACGAAAGCCGGAGTCAATGCCTTCACCGAGGCGTTGCACTATGAGCTGCGCGGCACTGGGGTTTCAGCCACCCTGCTCGCTCCAGGGCCAGTACGTGAGGCACTCAAACCCGAAGCTGAACGTTCCATCGTCGACAAGGTGGTCCCCGACTGGCTGTGGACCACCTATGAAACCTGCTCGCAGGAAACGTTGGAAGCAATGTCTAAGGGGAAGCGACGGGTCGTTCCAGGACCACTTGGCAAAGCAATGGATACGATCTCCGCCTATGCACCAACTGCCGTAATCTCACCGATTGCTGGATGGTTCTACAAGAAGATGGCCTAGCCCTTCCCCTTGCAGGGAGGCCTTTCACGACCTCGGGATGCGGCGACCCGACCGCAGCTGCGACAGCACTTCGACGCTTACAAATACCTCGACCAAACCCGCCTGGAACTTTTGCCAGCACCCCACCCCACTAGCCGTAACTACTATTGTCCGCTGCAATAAGAACAATCCATTGTTGCAGCGCACAGCAGATGAGAACGCAACATCCGTGTTCAAGGAGCATGCTATGACTGACCAAGCAACCGCAAGCGAGCCTGAGATTTCCGCCTCAGATAACCGGCTCGTCTGGGTCGATCTCGAAATGACCGGCCTCGATCCTGACCGGCACGTCATCGTCGAGATCGCCTGTATCGTCACCGACGCCCAGCTACGTCTGCTCGATGACGGTCTCGACCTCGTAGTCCATGCAACAGAGGATGAACTTGCAGCAATGGACAACTACGTCACGAAGATGCACGATTCCTCTGGTCTGACCGCAGAGATTCGCCGTTCCACCATTAGCGTTGCGGCAGCTGAGCAAGCTGTCTGCGACTACATCAGTCAGCACTGTCCTGCCGGCAGTAATCCCCCACTTGCCGGAAATTCTATTGCCACCGATCGGACGTTCATCCGGCGCTATATGCCCAAATTGGATCAGATGCTTCACTATCGGATGATCGATGTCACCACAATTAAAGAACTCAGCCGCCGCTGGTTCCCCCGGGTCTACTATGGTCAGCCGAAAAAAGCGATGTCCCACCGGGCGTTAACCGACATTGTCGAATCGATCCGGGAACTTGCATATTTTCAGCGAACAGTTTTCACCGCTCCA
The Corynebacterium choanae DNA segment above includes these coding regions:
- the cmrA gene encoding mycolate reductase (Catalyzes the final step in mycolic acid biosynthesis.), whose product is MTLPTPHPDHVVVITGASQGIGLAMAKDLARLGHNLVLIARRAELLQHIADELSTTHQITAQAYPCDLADAQARTQLVDELQQWEVSMLVNSAGIASFGPFMDQDWDYEQNQFGLNATAVFELTRAVLPGMLARRSGVICNVGSAAGNMPIPNNATYVFTKAGVNAFTEALHYELRGTGVSATLLAPGPVREALKPEAERSIVDKVVPDWLWTTYETCSQETLEAMSKGKRRVVPGPLGKAMDTISAYAPTAVISPIAGWFYKKMA
- the orn gene encoding oligoribonuclease, producing MTDQATASEPEISASDNRLVWVDLEMTGLDPDRHVIVEIACIVTDAQLRLLDDGLDLVVHATEDELAAMDNYVTKMHDSSGLTAEIRRSTISVAAAEQAVCDYISQHCPAGSNPPLAGNSIATDRTFIRRYMPKLDQMLHYRMIDVTTIKELSRRWFPRVYYGQPKKAMSHRALTDIVESIRELAYFQRTVFTAPPGPTTEAVAENTAATIDAFTQTLASLAPPQTSLS